A genomic window from Purpureocillium takamizusanense chromosome 2, complete sequence includes:
- a CDS encoding Amidase (COG:I~COG:J~COG:T~EggNog:ENOG503NTYP) — protein MSSIVAVVSPTALIPGPPEYEARRRAILEEFGAKVPETLRLPQGLIANPPKNVTAIPRECGILSPEEIEITETYDATALASAIASRKLTAVAVATAFAKRAIIAHQLTCCLTDWFMDEAVERARSLDEHLASTGKTVGPLHGVPISLKEHMPVAGHFSSTGFLDTRVLNDEDAHMISILRAAGAVFYCKTNQPQAIMHLESTSFFGRVLNPYNIGLSAGGSTGGEAALVAMRGSVLGVGTDIGGSVRGPAGFCGIYGFKPTSYTLPMKDFLAGGFPAELNVICSTGPMCNSLRDMDLFMRVVLAAKPYLTDPRLIPIPWVGLQSPARSGPIKIGILMNDGVITPQPPVIRALKWAQEKLEASGSFTVKPFVPYRTAEAIKNVRQAYWPDGGAEVRKHLAHTGEPIQPLTEWVLKEAAGKDVGSLGVHDIRMARDKFRCDFAEHWQTQDVDVVLCPVFVGPACEHETSWYWNYTAFWNYVDYPGAVFPTTIKAGKKGSEAYAPDAVSPLSDEDKHVRQLWDKGDFEDAPIDLQVVARKYHDNDLFAALAAMQPVLGI, from the coding sequence ATGTCCAGCATTGTTGCCGTTGTCAGCCCAACGGCATTAATTCCTGGGCCGCCCGAGTATGAGGCCCGGCGCAGAGCAATCCTCGAAGAGTTCGGCGCCAAGGTCCCCGAGACACTGCGTCTGCCCCAAGGGCTGATCGCCAACCCTCCCAAAAATGTCACCGCTATCCCCCGAGAATGCGGCATCCTGTCGCCAGAGGAGATTGAGATTACGGAGACGTATGACGCCACGGCTCTGGCGTCGGCCATTGCCTCGAGGAAGCtgaccgccgtcgccgtcgccacggccttTGCCAAGCGTGCCATCATCGCGCACCAACTCACCTGCTGCCTGACAGACTGGTTCATGGATGAGGCCGTGGAGCGGGCCAGGTCTCTTGATGAGCATCTCGCATCAACGGGCAAGACTGTCGGCCCACTTCACGGCGTGCCCATCAGTCTCAAGGAGCACATGCCGGTCGCCGGCCACTTCTCAAGCACTGGTTTCCTCGACACTCGTGTGCTGAACGATGAGGACGCGCACATGATAAGCATTTTGCGTGCTGCCGGGGCCGTCTTTTATTGCAAGACGAACCAGCCGCAAGCCATCATGCATCTGGAGAGCACATCCTTCTTCGGTCGCGTCCTCAACCCCTACAACATCGgcctctcggccggcggctcgaccggtggtgaggcggcgctcgtggcCATGAGGGGATCCGTGCTCGGCGTGGGCACCGACATTGGCGGCAGCGTGCGCGGTCCTGCGGGCTTCTGCGGCATCTACGGCTTCAAGCCCACGTCGTATACGCTGCCTATGAAGGATTTCCTTGCCGGCGGCTTCCCAGCGGAACTCAACGTAATTTGCTCGACGGGGCCCATGTGCAATTCGCTGCGGGACATGGACCTCTTTATGCGCGTCGTACTGGCTGCGAAGCCCTACTTGACAGACCCCAGGCTGATCCCGATTCCGTGGGTGGGACTTCAGTCGCCCGCGAGATCGGGCCCTATCAAGATTGGCATCCTGATGAATGACGGTGTCATCACGCCCCAGCCACCCGTGATCCGGGCCCTGAAGTGGGCTCAAGAGAAGCTTGAAGCGTCCGGTTCCTTCACCGTCAAGCCGTTCGTACCATACCGCACCGCAGAAGCCATCAAGAACGTGCGACAGGCGTATTGGccggatggcggcgcggaagTCCGCAAGCATCTCGCGCATACGGGCGAGCCCATTCAGCCACTGACCGAGTGGGTTCTCAAGGAGGCCGCAGGCAAGGACGTGGGATCGTTGGGGGTCCACGACATACGCATGGCGCGAGACAAGTTCCGGTGCGACTTTGCGGAGCACTGGCAGACACAGGACGTTGACGTGGTGTTGTGCCCCGTCTTTGTCGGGCCAGCTTGCGAGCACGAGACGTCCTGGTACTGGAACTACACGGCGTTTTGGAACTACGTCGACTACCCCGGCGCGGTCTTCCCGACGACGATCAAggcgggcaagaagggcagcGAGGCATATGCTCCAGATGCGGTGTCGCCTCTGAGTGATGAGGACAAGCATGTACGGCAGTTGTGGGACAAAGGTGACTTTGAGGACGCGCCCATCGACTTGCAGGTAGTGGCTCGCAAGTACCACGACAATGATCTTTTTGCGGCATTAGCAGCGATGCAGCCGGTGTTGGGGATATGA
- a CDS encoding NADPH:quinone reductase (COG:C~EggNog:ENOG503P0CA) — protein MTELMKAWRLPSPGHFETHMKLHDDVPRPTKQALKSGQIIIKVVSASLNPADYKAPLMGAASRLALSYPRTLGMDLAGQVAAVADGVTDVKVGDSVVAFLTPRRHADGALSEFVVAGHDEYAPLAADTDLDQASGLGVAALTAYQTITPHVKAGHRVFLNGGSGGTGSYGIQVAKILGCHVTVTCSPGKVDLCKALGADETIDYRNADVIEALKASGPYDLVVDLVGNSPPNLYVASSAFMTPSGKFVWVADSASMKNLPRLIEAYVRPSFLGGGRNRLLMYLTYTKRQDLEQLAQWLVQGKLRTAVDSTDAFEDAKKAFRRLATGSAAGKVIVHVSTK, from the coding sequence ATGACCGAACTCATGAAGGCCTGGCGGTTGCCCTCGCCGGGCCACTTTGAAACGCACATGAAGctccacgacgacgtgcctcGGCCGACAAAGCAGGCGCTCAAGAGCGGACAAATCATCATCAAAGTCGTCAGCGCCAGCCTCAACCCCGCCGACTACAAGGCGCCGCtcatgggcgccgcctctcggCTGGCGCTCTCGTACCCCAGGACGCTCGGCATggacctcgccggccaggttgccgccgtcgccgacggggTCACCGACGTCAAGGTCGGCGACAGTGTTGTTGCGTTCCTCACGCCGCGCCGACACGCAGATGGCGCCTTGTCCGagttcgtcgtcgcgggccacGACGAGTACGCTCCGCTCGCCGCGGACACGGACCTGGACCAGGCaagcggcctcggcgtggcggccctcACGGCCTACCAGACCATCACGCCGCACGTCAAGGCTGGCCATCGCGTGTTCCTCAACGGTGGCTCGGGCGGTACGGGCTCATACGGCATCCAGGTCGCCAAGATCCTCGGCTGCCATGTCACCGTTACCTGCTCGCCCGGCAAGGTTGACCTCTGCAAGGCCCTCGGTGCCGACGAGACCATTGACTACCGCAACGCGGACGTCATCGAAGCGCTCAAAGCCTCGGGGCCCTACGACCTTGTGGtggacctcgtcggcaacTCGCCGCCCAATCTCTACGTTGCGTCCTCCGCCTTCATGACTCCCAGCGGCAAGTTTGTCTGGGTCGCCGATTCGGCATCCATGAAGAACCTGCCTCGGCTCATCGAAGCGTATGTACGGCCCTCGTTCCTGGGAGGTGGCCGGAACAGGCTCCTGATGTATCTGACCTACACGAAGCGACAGGATTTGGAACAGCTGGCGCAGTGGCTGGTGCAAGGTAAGCTCCGCACGGCTGTGGACTCGACGGATGCGTTTGAGGACGCGAAAAAGGCGTTTCGGAGGCTTGCCACGGGATCGGCCGCGGGCAAGGTCATTGTCCACGTCTCAACCAAATAG
- a CDS encoding uncharacterized protein (CAZy:GH72~EggNog:ENOG503NX0F~SECRETED:SignalP(1-29~SECRETED:cutsite=AIG-AD~SECRETED:prob=0.6418)~CAZy:CBM43~COG:G) — protein MRLIPSSRPTMASFLRAFSLLLVARSAIGADLPSIQVKGSKFFFPNGTQFFFKGIAYQQDTGAAGTTSSNASFVDPLADETRCKQDVPLLAQLNTNIIRTYAIDPTADHSACMQLLNDAGIYVISDLGQPSLSINRDTPQWTVDLFTHYQQVVDTLVKYPNVLGFFAGNEVSNSNNNTAASAYVKAAVRDTKQYIKNKKYRWMGVGYAANDDLSIRDDIASYFNCGPADESIDYFGYNIYSWCGDSDFQKSGYNRLIDFFKDYSVPTFFAEYGCNLPNGAAGRVFDETTALYSSNMSEVVSGGIVYEFFEEDNDYGLVKVGSDGSASKLKDFSALQTKIRAVQPKGVSMSDYSPTNKPMTCPTVNTSWGASATLPPTPDANVCSCMVKTCECVPADGLAATSYGDIFDFICGKDASLCSGIQGNATTGKYGAYSMCDSKDQLAYALNAYYQKQNKASDACSFKGQAKTQTATKNSNCSALASSPGSNGTGSSGSKDNGAAGGRPREGGLSLGGLCSTVAIVAAGVLLL, from the exons ATGCGCCTCATCCCCTCGTCGCGTCCCACGATGGCCTCATTCTTGCGAGCTTTCTCGCTGTTGCTCGTGGCGAGAAGTGCCATTGGCGCTGACCTGCCCTCCATCCAAGTAAAG GGCTCCAAATTCTTCTTCCCGAATGGTACCCAGTTCTTCTTCAAGGGCATCGCATACCAGCAGGACACGGGTGCGGCGGGCACCACGTCGAGTAACGCCTCCTTCGTGGACCCTCTCGCCGACGAAACTCGCTGCAAGCAGGACGTGCCTCTACTTGCCCAGCTCAACACCAACATCATCCGCACCTACGCCATCGACCCGACCGCCGACCACTCGGCGTGCATGCAGTTACTCAACGACGCGGGCATCTACGTCATCTCCGACCTGGGCCAGCCGAGCCTCTCCATCAACCGCGACACGCCACAGTGGACCGTAGACCTCTTCACCCACTACCAACAGGTTGTCGATACGCTGGTCAAGTATCCCAACGTcctcggcttcttcgccggaAACGAGGTTAGCAATAGCAATAATAacacggccgcgtcggcgtaTGTCAAAGCCGCGGTTCGAGACACGAAGCAGTACATCAAGAACAAAAAGTACCGCTGGATGGGTGTCGGGTATGCGGCCAACGACGACCTCTCTATTCGCGACGATATTGCGAGCTACTTCAACTGCGGGCCGGCGGACGAGTCCATTGATTACTTTGGCTATAACATTTACTCGTGGTGCGGCGACAGCGACTTCCAAAAGTCAGGATACAATCGTCTTATCGACTTCTTCAAAGACTATTCTGTGCCTACGTTTTTTGCCGAATATGGGTGCAATTTGcccaacggcgccgcgggccgagTGTTCGACGAGACTACCGCGCTGTATAGTTCAAACATGAGCGAAGTGGTCAGCGGCGGTATCGTTTACGAGTTCTTTGAGGAAGACAACGACTACG GCTTGGTCAAGGTCGGAAGCGACGGCTCGGCAAGCAAGCTCAAGGACTTTTCCGCTCTGCAGACCAAGATCCGCGCCGTCCAGCCCAAGGGCGTCTCCATGTCCGACTACAGCCCAACCAACAAGCCGATGACTTGCCCGACCGTGAACACATCCTGGGGAGCCAGTGCGACGctcccgccgacgcccgatGCCAACGTATGCAGCTGCATGGTCAAGACGTGCGAGTGCGTTCCCGCcgatggcctcgcggcgACAAGTTACGGCGACATCTTCGACTTCATCTGCGGCAAGGACGCCTCGCTGTGCAGCGGCATCCAGGGCAACGCGACCACCGGCAAGTACGGCGCGTACAGCATGTGCGACAGCAAGGACCAGCTGGCGTATGCGCTCAACGCGTACTACCAGAAACAGAACAAGGCGTCGGACGCGTGTAGCTTCAAGGGGCAGGCTAagacgcagacggcgacCAAGAACAGCAACTGCAGCGCGCTGGCTTCCAGTCCGGGCTCCAACGGCAccggctcgtcgggctcAAAGGAcaacggcgcggccggcggccgcccgcgcgagGGGGGCCTGTCTCTGGGCGGCCTCTGCTCGACGGTGGCGATCGTAGCTGCGggagtgctgctgctgtaa
- a CDS encoding Alcohol oxidase (CAZy:AA3~EggNog:ENOG503NXIY~COG:E), translating to MTTHEEGREYDIVFAGGGTAACIAAGRLAKADPNLSILLVECGRNNYNDPTVVNPAIYLSHLAPGSQTAHFYQANKEKALNDRAPVVPSGGILGGGSSINFMMYTRAQGVDFDSWNTEGWDAQSLIPLARKLETYHLDNPAVDKSVHGYDGPINVSFGTHGPKGPQDDMLAAGEALGIGEVIDQQDFKEAHGFSRWLRYIGPDGKRQDTAHRYIHPLLQSGQYPNLHLLLESKVSRVIFDGTRATGVEYQPTASSQPNTSLSKPVSSVVKAKKLVVVSAGALGTPSILERSGIGGAELLKKLDIPLVSDVPGVGEEYQDHNLLLYPYKTSLKADETLDGILSGRLDFATAVSEKNPILGWNGIDVAGKLRPTEEEVAQLSPAFQELWDRDFKEQTDRPLMLIGVVTAFLGDHKTLNEGEDGVSQYATMGTYTAYPYSRGNIHIVSKDAQAPPSFNTGYLSHPADLTKLVWAYKKQREIYRRTNAFAGELAMGHPKFREDSKAALTDGPLVQGGFKSVEERKAIPALEYDAEDDAAIEDFIRDNLNTTWHSLGTCKMAPKEKGGVVDKSLNVYGTQGLKLADLSIVPENVGANTNNTALIVGEKAAVIIGEELGLSV from the exons ATGACAACCCACGAAGAAGGCCGTGAGTACGACATCGTCTTCGCGGGCGGAGGCACGGCCGCGTGCATTGCCGCCGGTCGCCTCGCCAAAGCCGACCCCAATCTGTCCATTTTGCTCGTCGAATGCGGCAGAAACAACTACAATGATCCGACCGTCGTAAACCCAGCCATTTACCTGTCGCATTTGGCGCCCGGCTCTCAAACTGCCCACTTCTACCAGGCAAACAAGGAAAAGGCCCTCAATGACCGAGCTCCCGTCGTGCCCTCGGGTGGCATACTAGGTGGAGGCTCTTCCATCAATTTTATGATGTATACACGAG CCCAGGGCGTCGACTTCGACTCTTGGAACACGGAGGGCTGGGATGCGCAAAGCCTCATTCCCCTTGCCAGAAAGCTCGAAACGTACCATCTCGACAATCCGGCCGTTGACAAGAGCGTCCACGGCTACGACGGCCCCATCAATGTCTCGTTTGGCACACATGGCCCCAAGGGCCCTCAGGACGATATGCTCGCCGCTGGGGAGGCGTTAGGTATCGGAGAGGTCATTGACCAGCAAGACTTCAAAGAGGCCCACGGATTTTCGCGATGGTTGAGATACATTGGGCCAGACGGGAAGCGGCAGGACACGGCCCACCGGTATATCCATCCTCTGTTGCAATCGGGACAGTACCCCAACCTTCACCTGCTCCTAGAGAGCAAAGTCTCGCGAGTTATCTTTGACGGAACTCGCGCGACGGGGGTGGAGTACCAGCCGACCGCGTCTTCTCAGCCCAATACATCCCTCAGCAAGCCCGTCAgctccgtcgtcaaggcTAAGAAGCTCGTTGTCGTCTCCGCGGGTGCGCTTGGCACGCCGTCGATTTTGGAGCGGtccggcatcggcggcgcggagctcCTGAAGAAGCTCGACATCCCTCTCGTCTCTGATGTCCCTGGCGTCGGAGAGGAATACCAGGATCACAATCTACTGCTGTACCCTTACAAGACATCTCTGAAGGCggacgagacgctcgacggcaTTCTTAGCGGCAGATTAGATTTTGCCACAGCGGTTAGCGAGAAGAACCCGATTCTCGGCTGGAACGGAATCGACGTTGCCGGCAAACTGCGCCCAACAGAAGAAgaggtcgcgcagctcaGCCCCGCGTTCCAAGAGCTGTGGGACCGCGACTTCAAGGAACAAACTGACCGACCACTGATGCTCATAGGCGTCGTGACGGCCTTCTTGGGTGACCACAAGACCCTGAACgaaggcgaggacggggTGTCGCAGTACGCCACCATGGGGACTTACACGGCGTACCCGTACTCTCGCGGCAACATCCACATCGTCTCCAAGGACGCAcaggcgccgccatcgtTCAACACGGGGTATCTCTCCCACCCCGCTGACCTCACGAAGCTGGTGTGGGCGTACAAGAAGCAGCGCGAGATTTACCGCCGCACCAACGCGttcgcgggcgagctggcgaTGGGGCACCCCAAGTTCCGCGAGGACAGCAAAGCGGCCTTGACCGACGGGCCGCTCGTCCAGGGCGGCTTCAAGAGCGTGGAAGAGCGCAAGGCGATACCGGCACTCGAgtacgacgccgaggacgatgcggcgATTGAAGACTTCATCCGGGACAATTTGAACACGACGTGGCACTCGCTCGGCACATGCAAGATGGCGCCCAAGGAaaagggcggcgtcgtcgacaagtcGCTCAATGTGTACGGCACGCAAGGGCTCAAGCTTGCCG ATTTGTCTATTGTGCCCGAGAATGTCGGCGCAAACACGAACAACACGGCGCTCATTGTGggcgagaaggcggccgtgatcatcggcgaggagctcgggCTTAGCGTGTAG